A single window of Channa argus isolate prfri chromosome 2, Channa argus male v1.0, whole genome shotgun sequence DNA harbors:
- the si:ch73-103b9.2 gene encoding uncharacterized protein si:ch73-103b9.2: protein MASFKEVSPTAEKRSDRELPTQEDAAVEQPYYSAAERRHVDALLDISEEDFLKELEPHEYHCYSGWEEAVRGWARVAPLSCILLTLKKQRKLKPKEADNQTPLSVDQRLSNADSSASIAENHCESHAAPSNSFKKSTKQQPGSLRDAALQALQQDAPDRTVLNDTQKTTSQLLSEEKTEEEKMLRENHLEYHNLFPKYSVSEYRPAKPQKHSHGPISTVVPIKTFTFLPLIESPYLNPKFVGQLCNGKTSSEGEALDENGFMFDKRSRTRGTRVESVAHAEHPNHSAGLTSKYRTCQHNLNLLSAVRVPVSKRYQVPLSPKPDSVHHTGNSMSKSLRPALHSSTAVGSQAYLHPSCLFS, encoded by the exons AAAGAAGTGTCTCCCACGGCTGAGAAGCGCTCAGACAGGGAGCTTCCAACACAGGAGGACGCAGCTGTGGAGCAGCCTTATTACAGCGCAGCAGAGAGGAGACATGTGGATGCCCTTCTAGATATTAGCGAGGAGGACTTCTTGAAAGAACTGGAGCCACATGAGTATCACTGTTACTCTGGGTGGGAAGAAGCC GTCCGGGGCTGGGCCAGAGTTGCTCCACTGAGCTGCATACTTTTGACTCTgaagaaacagaggaaactAAAGCCTAAAGAGGCTGACAATCAGACCCCCCTCTCTGTTGACCAAAGACTCTCTAATGCAGACAGCTCAGCCAGCATTGCAGAGAACCACTGTGAGTCACATGCAGCCCCTTCTAACAGCTTCAAGAAATCCACAAAACAACAGCCAGGATCTTTGCGTGATGCTGCATTGCAAGCTCTGCAGCAAGATGCACCGGATAGGACTGTCCTCAACGACACGCAGAAAACTACATCTCAGCTCTTGAGTGAAGAAAAGACTGAAGAGGAAAAGATGCTGCGAGAGAATCATTTGGAATACCATAATCTGTTCCCAAAATACTCTGTGTCGGAGTACAGGCCCGCTAAGCCACAGAAACACAGCCATGGGCCCATTAGTACAGTGGTTCCCATTaaaacctttacatttttaccactGATTGAATCACCGTACCTGAATCCCAAGTTTGTTGGCCAGCTCTGCAACGGCAAGACGTCTTCAGAGGGAGAAGCCTTAGATGAAAATGGTTTCATGTTTGATAAGAGGAGCAGGACAAGAGGAACAAGAGTGGAGTCTGTTGCTCATGCAGAGCATCCCAACCACTCTGCAGGCCTGACCTCCAAGTACCGGACATGTCAGCATAATCTCAACTTGTTGTCTGCTGTTAGAGTTCCTGTTTCCAAGAGGTATCAGGTACCTTTGTCTCCGAAACCAGACTCAGTGCACCACACTGGTAACTCAATGTCCAAGAGCCTCAGGCCAGCCCTCCATTCCAGCACGGCAGTAGGTTCACAAGCTTATTTGCACCCCAGCTGCCTGTTCTCCTAA
- the atmin gene encoding ATM interactor translates to MAASATDKANNRDNPTADSPEGHQGSLSQSREIIKPTVMELTKEVRTNILCTVEGCGKILPNTPALNMHLVKSHRIKDGIVNPTIRKNMKGSQKLYCCPIEGCPRGPNRPFSQFSLVKQHFMKMHAEKKHKCSKCNNGYSTEWDLKRHIEDCGRTYHCTCGCPYASRAALLSHIYRTGHEIPTEHRIPPVKKRKMEKLLSGSEKVKTNESICHISPTGKELAETAFPSETSVYVPDSVNQNSSPHKNLQKMLLPKPKMALVSVPVMQLAHLPVLLPSTESGALRSVVLAVDTQGSISTFHLLPQGTGAMAPQLDAKSLGFKDSLPTSRSSLGLISTGVQVRLDTAGTTEVSPSSLTGQRGRSTSTNIQTDKSYLSKMPTGVGVGEGVGLSSVGDSSVSSCSQTDISVSAQVLLPISVETQTFSSRAKATSSIGAQTDSQCLSHILCSSSSVPPYKTRQTQTYFAVPQSEEKAQDQAITCADLFGNDSSSVSTQTALDIDGTLNAPGNNIYEDSKSVGGMCFGVQTDELNTNNMADNQTQTITLLNDLEKILSGSMSGHQVLTEGSAGCGSGLGTVQEQHNGIDFDFEEFLNAVHIQTQTEESELGGLGGDTPLESLDIQTQTDFFLVDELDQGEGPSRAQASDLELFDTQTQTDLNFLLNAGSHMPLSSILRHSSFSMSTESSVTETQTDLPPFASSLSAQIPASHGENARLLSSTETQTVTSQAVGLGHLFLTSNETQTVMDDFLSADLAWNMESHFSSVETQTCEELCALFQHPEKPIS, encoded by the exons ATGGCTGCCTCTGCAACAGACAAGGCGAACAACAGAGACAACCCCACAGCAGACAGCCCGGAGGGTCACCAAGGGTCTCTGTCGCAGTCACGGGAAATAATAAAACCCACTGTCATGGAGCTGACTAAAGAAGTGAGGACGAACATCCTCTGCACCGTGGAAGGATGTGGCAAGATTCTCCCCAACACTCCAGCACTAAACATGCATCTCGTGAAGTCGCACAGGATAAAG GATGGTATCGTTAATCCCACCATCAGAAAGAACATGAAGGGCTCTCAGAAGCTTTACTGTTGTCCCATTGAAGGTTGTCCAAGGGGCCCTAATAGACCCTTCTCCCAGTTCTCCCTGGTTAAACAA CACTTTATGAAGATGCATGCAGAGAAGAAACATAAGTGCTCCAAGTGCAACAATGGTTACAGTACTGAGTGGGACCTAAAGAGGCATATAGAAGACTGTGGGAGGACCTATCACTGTACATGTGGATGTCCATATGCAAGCAGGGCTGCTCTTCTGTCACATATCTACAGGACTGGACATGAGATTCCTACAGAACACAG AATTCCCCCAGTGAAAAAGCGAAAGATGGAGAAGCTGTTAAGTGGTTCTGAAAAGGTTAAGACCAATGAGTCAATTTGTCATATCTCGCCTACTGGTAAAGAGCTGGCAGAGACTGCTTTCCCATCTGAGACAAGTGTTTATGTCCCTGACTCAGTAAATCAGAACTCCAGTCCCCACAAGAACCTCCAAAAGATGCTTCTACCAAAGCCCAAAATGGCTTTGGTCAGTGTTCCTGTGATGCAGCTGGCCCACCTGCCCGTCCTACTTCCGTCCACAGAAAGTGGGGCTCTGAGGTCTGTAGTGCTGGCAGTGGACACCCAAGGTTCTATCAGCACCTTTCACCTCCTGCCACAGGGGACTGGTGCAATGGCACCCCAACTCGATGCAAAGAGTTTGGGCTTCAAGGATAGCTTGCCTACTTCCCGCTCTAGCTTGGGGCTGATTAGCACAGGGGTGCAGGTCAGACTGGATACTGCAGGCACAACAGAGGTGTCACCCAGCAGCCTGACAGGACAACGGGGAAGAAGCACCTCCACCAACATTCAGACAGATAAATCATACTTGTCAAAAATGCCCACAGGGGTGGGGGTTGGAGAGGGAGTAGGTTTGTCCTCTGTGGGTGACTCGTCAGTATCATCCTGCTCCCAAACAGACATCAGCGTCAGTGCCCAAGTTCTGCTGCCAATCAGTGTTGAAACACAGACATTCTCCTCCCGAGCCAAAGCCACATCTTCTATTGGAGCCCAGACAGACAGCCAATGCCTGAGTCATATTCTTTGCTCGTCCTCATCTGTTCCCCCATACAAAACCAGGCAGACGCAGACATACTTTGCTGTGCCACAATCAGAGGAGAAGGCTCAGGACCAGGCCATCACGTGCGCCGACCTATTTGGAAATGACTCTTCAAGTGTCTCGACTCAAACAGCTCTGGACATAGATGGCACCCTCAATGCTCCAGGAAACAACATATACGAGGACTCCAAATCAGTGGGTGGTATGTGTTTTGGGGTGCAGACAGATGAGCTTAATACAAACAATATGGCGGACAACCAGACCCAAACAATAACTTTGTTAAATGACCTAGAAAAGATTCTTTCTGGCAGCATGTCAGGCCACCAGGTGCTCACCGAGGGCTCCGCAGGCTGTGGGTCAGGCCTGGGCACTGTTCAAGAGCAACACAATGGCATAGACTTTGACTTTGAAGAGTTCCTTAATGCTGTGCACATccagacacaaacagaggagAGTGAGCTGGGAGGACTGGGGGGTGACACGCCACTGGAGTCTCTGGACATCCAGACACAGACAGATTTCTTCCTAGTGGACGAACTGGACCAAGGTGAGGGACCAAGTCGAGCTCAAGCCAGTGACCTGGAGTTGTTTGATACTCAGACTCAGACTGACCTGAATTTCCTGTTGAACGCTGGGAGCCACATGCCCCTCAGCAGCATTCTGCGACACTCAAGCTTTTCTATGAGCACAGAGTCTTCAGTtactgaaacacagacagatcTCCCTCCATTTGCTTCAAGCCTGTCTGCTCAGATACCTGCCAGCCATGGTGAGAACGCAAGGCTGCTGAGCAGCACCGAGACACAGACTGTGACCAGCCAGGCAGTAGGCCTGGGACACCTCTTTTTGACCAGCAACGAAACACAAACCGTCATGGACGACTTCTTGTCGGCAGACCTTGCGTGGAATATGGAGTCCCATTTCAGCTCTGTAGAGACACAGACATGTGAGGAGCTTTGTGCTCTTTTTCAGCACCCTGAGAAACCCATTAGCTGA